agctataaactatcaattactttgtgtacatatagtgttggtctgtggcttcattctgatatttctattgaagcttatttcctaatttactgggttttaatcaactaaaacaataatgtgttattttcgattttagaatgtattcggaattccagattcgaaaacattattttagaatgtattcggaatagtttagtattcggaaatggccatccctgtgTGTAGCTCATATAACATAACAATCTAAGTTCAGTTTCATTTGTCGACTCAATTTTAATaactaaatatattcaaaaatatatgattgTTTTATGCATAACTAAGTTTATCTTAAATTTCTTTATGTAAGACATCGATGAGTGCGAAACTGGCAACAATACTTGCAATGAAACTAACCAAAAATGTAAGAATACCGAAGGATCCTATGAATGCGTATGCAAGGATGGGCGAGAACTGATTGATGGAATTTGCAAAGGTTGGATTTGTTTATATGCTAACTGTAGTTGAACTCATATTAGAATTTGAATAAGTTTTTTTGTAATATCAAGATATCGACGAGTGTAACACTGGCAATCATACATGTAATGGAACTATTGAAGAATGCAAGAATATGGAAGGATCATACAAGTGTGTTTGCAAAGTCGGATTTGAATCTGTAAATGGAGAATGCACAGGTATGCTTTAAAAATTGCACtaaattagtaattttttcACACAGTCAGGTCATTAATGCTATGCAGTTATCAGAAACTTGTTTACTTCTGCCCCCATTGTTGGCACTTGGCTTTGAGCCTTTGATAAAGTTTAATGATCTCATTTGTGATCTTTACTTGAGTTTTGATACATTTTGGAGTAGATATATCCATCTTCTGTAGGATGTCAATTTAGGATTTATCACCACAATTCGCGATTGCTTCATTACAATGTATTTATAATTTAACTCaaagatattgatgaatgtgaATCTGGCAACCACAGTTGTGGCGGAGATAATCAGGCATGTAAAAACACACATGGATCTCATGAATGTGAATGTGCAGTAGGAACCGAATTGGCGGATGGAGTTTGCACAGGTTAGCACTACGTTTTTTGCTTAGTATCGTATAATGTTTTATCAATGATTCATTATAAATGAGTTACTTTGTGATTCAAGATGTTACGCCCTGTGGAATTTATAAATGTCATGACAAGGCCTTATGTAATGTGCAAGAATCATGCCAATGTCCGGATGGTGTGTTTGGTGATGGGATCACATGGTGTACAGATTACAATGAGTGCTCTGATAAAACTACCGAATCATTTGGAGTTAATGGCGTCTCTCGGGCTAACATTGAAACCAATCACACTGAATGTGGTAGCTCATGCTATGCAACATATAATGGATCTGAAATTCAAGTTTTTGCTTCCAATTGTGACGGAAATGCAACATGTTATAATACATTTGGAGGATTTAATTGTACATGCAAAGAAGGTTTCAGTGGAAATGGTATAACATGCACTTACATCGATCTTTGTAAAAATGTATCATGCCCAAAATTCTCAACATGCTATGCAAACACGACTTCCTACAACTGCACATGCGATGAAGGGTACGCCGGCACAGAGTGTTTAAAAATCACGCCTTGCTACCCCAGTGAGCCATGCAAATTTGATGAGGAATGCATCATTGATGGTAATAGCCATATATGTAAATGTCATACTGGATATGAAAAGACTTCCAGTGGTTGCCAGAACATAGACGAATGCAATGTAGGAAATATTTCATGTGTTGTCAACTCAACATGTCATGACACAAATGGATCGTATGAGTGTGTTTGCGGAAACGGCCAAGAAATGATGGATGGATTCTGCAAAGGTTTCAAAGTTTTTAGCATCTGAAGGCTGGAGCGTAGAAGCTATTTATCTAATGTTACATTTGATAAGGCCGCATCAATAGCTAATTATAACCTCATCTGTTTCGCAAAGCATGATATtgctgatttttcatttttttatcttGACATAATAGGCTAAAATAAAAGaagttttatttaaagaagaTTATAATTATCATCTGTGAGTGAGATATTCTAAAGTTTCAGCTTTTATTTTGCAGGAAAGGGTAAAATAGATTATATACCCATTAGCAGTATTATCCCTGACATGAAGTCAATCATACAGAAAATAGAACATATTAAATTGCTGTGCAGTTTTCACAAAAATTCTGGCATCAACACATTTAACCTTGAAGCCTAGTTTTAAATAGcaacaattcaattttatatttgtatattgttCTACTGTTAGCCTTACTTACCATAAATATTAATTACCGGTAATAACCAATATTAGTTTAGGAAGTATGCTGCCATATCGGTTACTCAAAGGATGATAACAAGCTAaacattaattaaaaatatttgattcatggATGAAATGCTTTATTTTCTATAAGAAggtttattttgtaacttttatCCAAGTGCACTCACTCTACTTGATGGTGTAGTAATTAACATGCAAATCGTTCCATTTTTGTAGTTCGGAAACGAAAACCCGTGCATTGCATGCCTGTGATTATATTATGTGCAAAATCGAAAATATTCCCagggaacatgaaaaaaaaaatgctaagaATACTTGTTTGaagattcaaatatttggttCTTGTAACCTGTTTCGGTGTTTCATTATTAGTTTTTTCCTGCATCTAACAACTGAAAGCAGAATAAAGGTTACATTCATAATTCGAAGGGTAAACAATAAACCCCACATGCTGCGTTAAAGCTATGCTTGTTGCTAGGTGTATCTGATagttttgaaattcaaaaaaagaaaaaaggaaTAAAATTTGTTCTGGAATGTACTTTATTGTgtgttttgcattattttttcatttgcgatttaatgtttttagacatttaaaatgtcaaatttttttgttttattgcatCTTGTGATCAATGCATCTTTTATTTGTACTCATCTGGCAGCTTCTATGAATTAAACTTAATTATGGGGTTATTTAACCCAGAAAGACTGTGCTAGTTGCCCTGAAATACCATTTTTTCAATCTTATTATGTTGAccataacaaattttgtttttttgcgaGCAGGTTTTATGTATTTCCCTGCTATTTTCATAATTAAATCATATTCTAATTCTTGTTcgcagatattgatgaatgtaaAACTGGAATTCATGAATGtggaaatttttcaatttgtaaaaatgagcCTAATGGATATAGTTGTTCATGTATGTGCGGATATACTGACCTTGGTGGTAATGAAAGACCAGGATCTGACTGCGGTAAAGTTATATCAATATTATCAACTTAGAAACATTATATCAGtgtataagtttatttataCTATAGGAAGCATAAGTAACAGATATCTGTATTAAGATATCATAATATAATAACCTTAAGATTGATATTTATTCTGTAATTGCCACATGGTAAAATAATGTTACAGATATTTACTCAATTCAAAACTCATTATTGACCTGGCTAGAATTTGGTTTAGATAAACCAAGATAAAGTCAAGTGTGAGTCAAAGTGAAATAGGTGATTCAAAATGTCAAATTGACAATTCAAATACAGTTACAATTTTGTTGTATCATAggtaaacatttatttgtactggtaattcattttttatagaTTTTGATGAATGCGTTCATGGAACAACGCCTTGCACACATGGATGTGTCAACACCAGGGGTGGCTACGAATGTATATGTGATGACCAATTTCAACTGGAAGATGATGGATATACCTGCACACGtgagaattattatttttaatttgtactAATTTTTGTCCTCATATGCTGCCACTTATAGCGTCAATAGTGTGGCTACGTAAATCGAAGTTTTAATACAATTCTTTGTTCTTTTCACTTTCATCGAGAATATGCCTCTGTTTTAGCGATCAACCTGTAGTTAGAGCTACAAGACACCACTAAATTGCTACCATGCTACTACAATCTGAAATATACATTGAATCAACATGCAGAACCAGACACAAATAACAGAATTCACAATAATTCTTTGtttatattcatgaaatatGTGCATGTCTGAATCAACTTACAAAGATACATCTATAAATAAGGTTGCTAACAGTGGATTAATGTCTCGTAGAAAAGAAAGTCAAGTCAACACTGACAGTGACATACAAAATGAAAATCCAAAACTTGTTATATTATTATGTCATTTTTTATTACACAAAACGAGAAAATTTCATTGCATGGAGTTTCAAAGAAATGCATTATGATATTGTAATGTCATAAATATTAGTTATTATAATCTATTCAATCTagaaaattttgctatttttcaGCTCTTGAACCATGTAGTTTCAATTGGTGCCCTGCTGAATCTACTTGTCATAATGATGGTGATAATTGTCGTTGTGATAAGGGATACATCAATCTTGCATGGAATTTCTGTTTGAAACCATGGGCTTGTCCATCAGATAATGGATGTGAACatgtgagtttttttttattttgttggttAAGGAGTATTTCTTAAACTGAAAACTTCAATCAAAGTAtgaaactcaatatttcatttgtctTTAGGGATGTGATGTTGATTTGTCTGATAGGTCACAAAATTGCTTCTGCAATCCAGGATACACAACATCTTCTTGGTCACCGTaagttatataaaaaatatgttggATATGTTTTAAGATTTTGCTCAATGTGAAGAGTTGCATTTCCAGGTTGTGTTTTAACTATTTATGTAAGTCTGATCATAGCAAGGTTCCACACACTCAACTTAGAGTGAGGAAGAGTACTGTTTGAAGAATTACAAATCACCAATGATGTGCTAAACGTTTTACAGAGATGTTAGTAAATAGTGGTTACACAAGACTTCAAAATTGACCGGGTTGTTAGGGTAACAGTTAGGTGGGGTTTCAACATTGTGGTTAGATATGGTTCAAAAAAATTCCTTCAGCAAACAAATACTTATTGACAACTTGTGAGTGTGGGATTAAACTATAGGTTATACTCATGTTGAAGAGATACTCTTACAATGATCGATACTTTGgataaaatagtttatttttactcaggatggtgttatatttgaattattaggCTTTTTTGGGGTTCAGAATATGATCAATCAATTTCAGGTTCCAAATCTCTCACATGGGGTATgtaatattttgcaaaataagaaATACTGATAAAACTAGTGTTTCCACATAGCCATTCTTTATTTCTAAGTGGCCCTTAGCTGTACAGAATCTTGGCGCTGTCAAACCTGATTTATGCATCACATAGTTGATGAAGTCAGACTACTCTTATTTTTCTTTCAGCTTGGTAGTAAGTTTTCTATTTTCTGTTCTAGTAAATGCTGTGTACCGGAAGTGTGCGATGAAAACACATGTAATGGTCATGGAAATTGCACTTATAACAATGATGGCATGATATCATGTGAATGTGATTATGGATTTAAAGGAGACCGGTGTGAAACAGGTAATTATcttcaatttgagaaaaaaaatgttaGACAATGTCATGCTTATTAAAACTAGATGTGGTTTATTGATATTTCATTGTTATTAAGATGCGGCTTAGACATCTACTTTATCAGAATAGGTTGTCATAGGTGTATAAAGATAACAGTTACCCAATCTTGTTCATGTATCCATTTGGTTATTCATATATTAATATGACAACATACCATATGTGATCTGGGATTAGGCATGTCAGTAAAATGCAATGAagttattactttttttgtatatgttttttgggggctcccgaagtatgcgaaccaagatggcatcggacgacatcggaatgtaacatatgtactaggttagggttaggccataattttaggtatgaatactacgggaggctcttggctagtcttcgaactgataataggactaaaataaggaaaattggaaaaaaattatcgcctaaccctaacctgttacccatgttacgttccgatgtccgccatcttggttcgcatacttcgggagccccgtttTTTGTTTGTCCTAATATCAGCATAGACCAAATTTGTCTTGAAATATAAACCACACAAAGAGCaaatctcaaaaaatttaacCTGTATTGTGTAATTCTCGAACATAGAAAACATACAATATCTTGGAAATTCGTTTTGCATATATCGATATTATTTCTGAATTATTGAAGgtcttattattatttttagcattctcTTGCTCTGATTCTGAAGTGGACTGTGGAATGGGAATTTGTGATGATTTGTCTGAAGGGGGATATACATGCTCATGTTACACAGGATACACAGGAACAATGACATGTGTGGTGAGGATTTTGCTTTACGGTTTTGTCTACTAAGATGCCATTTCAAAAAAGAATATCTGAATTAACGaattatttcattaatattaaaaGGACATTGATGAATGTGCCGATGACGCATTCTGCCCCAATGAAGGTCAAGAATGTACAAATTTCAGTCCATTTTATCAATGCGATTGTGCCGAAGGATACAGATATCCAGATGACTTGAATGAACCACAAGATGGCTCTGTTTGTTACGGTGTgtgcttttttcaatttttcttcatgttcatCTAATCTGTAGACAAGCAGCTATCAATCTGTTTAGAATAGTTTTTTAGTTTCTGTTTATTTATTACACCCTTATGGGTATGTATTTCTATTCCAACATGTTCTTTGTCATCTAGATGAGATAGTTTGAATAGAGTTTGTTCATCATGGAAAATAATGTTCCCAATGTCTAACTCTAACTGCCTTTTCTAATCGAGTCTAGTTTGGAACTAATCTAAATATCCATAAGCGAAGAAACTCTGTTCAAAATCTGGGTTTTATCATGGCAATGAAACAATGGCTTATAGTAGGTGATATAGTGCAACAATTTTGTTTATGTTACTGAATCTCATCCCTTTATGATGCTTCTAAATCTTACACATAATATTATTGTTCCAAaacaatatgataaaaaaacatataCCAGCAATAATGAATATTCACAATGCAAGTATCAaagtatttattaatatttttcatttttcattcacAATGCAAGTATCAAAgtctttattaatatttttcatttttccagAAATCACCCTTCTACCATACGAAGACAGTCTCATCTTCTCAGAAGTAAACCCTGAGCGTTCAACTGATATTGTTTTATACAGAGGAATGTTTGATACTGATATGAGATTTCAAGATAAAGGATATACAAGGTTTGATATACTTTGATACAATTAGTCATATACTTTTAACAAGACAAATAGAAATCTTTTATTTTGGTGAATTGTGGcattgaaattgaaaagttCTTCATTCGTCTTGATTAAACTATACAAGTTTGCTGCGATCTAGTTTGAATTGAGCAAACTAGTATTCTATAAAATTCAATACTGTACAAGTTATCAGCACAGGCACCTTCACGCCAACAAAAGTCATTAATGATTTGCGATTGATTCTTCAAGTCTTGTACATGATTGAAATCTTGGGTCGGGCAGGTATCAAGCCTTAAATAGTCAATTACAGTAGATTATGAATCATAACAGATaacaaacatataaaaatattgtaaacaacacataatacaatataatatatagttGAAATGACTAAAACAACTATTTTTCATAGATACTATGTAATGAGCAATGGCGCTATCGTTCTTGAAAGAGGTTTAGTACAAGATGAAAGGATTTATACATTAAATATGAATGGAGGAAATTTCAGCGCATTACCAAATGGAAACGGCATAGATCATGTTCTAATCGCACCTTTCTTAGCTGATTATGATCCAAGATCTCTTGAATCTGAACTTTATGTTGAACAGTACACTTGGAATTCCGGTAGGATATTAcagtttttcaattttc
The sequence above is a segment of the Styela clava chromosome 7, kaStyClav1.hap1.2, whole genome shotgun sequence genome. Coding sequences within it:
- the LOC144425075 gene encoding uncharacterized protein LOC144425075, with amino-acid sequence MSYFVIQDVTPCGIYKCHDKALCNVQESCQCPDGVFGDGITWCTDYNECSDKTTESFGVNGVSRANIETNHTECGSSCYATYNGSEIQVFASNCDGNATCYNTFGGFNCTCKEGFSGNGITCTYIDLCKNVSCPKFSTCYANTTSYNCTCDEGYAGTECLKITPCYPSEPCKFDEECIIDGNSHICKCHTGYEKTSSGCQNIDECNVGNISCVVNSTCHDTNGSYECVCGNGQEMMDGFCKGFKVFSI